Proteins encoded by one window of Thermobaculum terrenum ATCC BAA-798:
- the guaA gene encoding glutamine-hydrolyzing GMP synthase — protein sequence MLSQDVGKTVVVVDFGSQYSQLIARRVRELRVYSHLVPYDATWETVSSLNPGAVILSGGPSSVYEPNAPRLPKWVLDSGLPVLAICYGLQLIAHEMGGQVAPANVKEYGPAELQVEDESSPLFDGLPKSQRVWMSHGDSVISLPEGFWCIGSTVASPYSVVTNGKIYGLQFHPEVVHTHYGREIISNFLFKIAGLEPVWTPSHFIEESIQRIKDEVGQAKVICALSGGVDSSVAATLIHKAIGDRLVCIFVNNGLLRLNEAEEVLGVLRDQQHLNIRYVDATDRFLSALHGVMDPEEKRKRIGECFIRVFEEEASKLGEIEFLAQGTLYPDVIESATADTKAAAKIKTHHNVGGLPPDLKFKLLEPLKYLFKDEVREVGKNLGLPDHIVYRHPFPGPGLAVRIIGEVTPERLDIVRRCDAIVRQEIEKAGMYREIWQAFAVLTPIRTVGVMGDARTYGYLVAVRAVTSEDAMTAHWARIPHEVLDSIGSRIVNEVHEVTRVVYDITNKPPGTIEWE from the coding sequence ATGCTTTCTCAAGATGTTGGGAAAACTGTTGTTGTAGTAGATTTTGGCTCCCAGTATAGCCAGTTGATAGCTCGCAGGGTAAGAGAACTGAGGGTATATTCACACTTGGTACCCTACGATGCTACTTGGGAAACTGTTTCCAGCCTGAATCCAGGAGCTGTAATTCTGTCGGGCGGGCCAAGTAGTGTCTATGAGCCAAACGCTCCAAGATTGCCCAAGTGGGTGCTTGACTCTGGCTTGCCTGTGTTAGCTATCTGTTATGGACTTCAGCTGATTGCGCACGAGATGGGTGGCCAAGTAGCGCCAGCCAATGTCAAGGAGTATGGTCCGGCAGAGCTGCAGGTGGAAGACGAAAGTTCTCCTCTGTTTGATGGATTACCTAAATCCCAGCGAGTATGGATGAGTCATGGAGACTCAGTTATCTCTCTGCCAGAGGGCTTTTGGTGCATAGGCTCTACAGTCGCTTCCCCTTATAGCGTAGTGACTAATGGCAAGATATACGGCTTACAGTTCCATCCTGAAGTTGTTCATACTCATTACGGTCGTGAAATAATATCTAATTTCCTTTTCAAAATAGCTGGACTAGAGCCTGTATGGACCCCATCTCATTTCATAGAGGAATCTATTCAAAGAATAAAAGATGAAGTGGGTCAAGCCAAAGTTATATGCGCTCTTAGTGGTGGAGTGGACTCATCTGTAGCTGCCACCTTGATTCACAAGGCAATAGGGGATCGCCTCGTATGTATATTCGTTAACAACGGCTTGCTCCGATTGAATGAAGCTGAGGAAGTTCTTGGTGTCCTGCGAGATCAGCAGCACTTGAACATTAGATATGTAGATGCTACAGATAGGTTTCTGTCAGCACTACATGGGGTAATGGACCCCGAAGAGAAACGCAAAAGGATAGGGGAGTGCTTTATCAGGGTATTTGAGGAGGAAGCCTCTAAACTAGGAGAGATAGAGTTCTTGGCACAAGGTACCCTTTATCCGGATGTGATTGAGAGTGCTACCGCCGATACAAAGGCAGCTGCCAAGATTAAAACTCATCATAATGTTGGAGGATTGCCTCCAGATCTAAAGTTCAAGCTTCTGGAACCGCTGAAATATCTCTTCAAGGACGAAGTCAGGGAGGTAGGTAAGAACCTAGGACTACCAGATCACATAGTTTACCGGCATCCCTTCCCGGGTCCAGGTCTCGCTGTGCGTATTATAGGTGAGGTTACACCGGAGCGCCTTGATATTGTCAGAAGGTGTGACGCCATAGTACGTCAAGAGATCGAAAAAGCTGGAATGTACAGGGAAATCTGGCAAGCCTTTGCTGTTCTAACCCCAATACGCACAGTAGGGGTTATGGGAGATGCTCGTACTTATGGTTATTTGGTAGCAGTCAGAGCAGTTACTAGCGAGGATGCTATGACTGCGCACTGGGCAAGAATACCTCATGAAGTGCTTGATAGCATAGGATCCAGGATAGTAAACGAGGTTCATGAGGTCACTCGCGTAGTGTACGACATAACTAATAAACCTCCGGGGACTATAGAGTGGGAGTAA
- the purD gene encoding phosphoribosylamine--glycine ligase: MSSSTERVLVVGSGGREHAIVDGLIRTHPTLEVFVYPGNPGMWQLAQRIRPEDNSIGALVRASVEKGIGLVVVGPEAYLDQGIVDAFTAAGIPCFGPTKAAARLETSKSWAKQVMRLAGVPTAEYREFSDPWEIRSYISSLGRRVAVKADGLAAGKGVLVTDNPVEAAEFAELYLSSPGSKVIVEEALSGKELSLFALVNGDMVVPFSHAQDYKPAYDGDKGPNTGGMGAICPADSPSALTEELTEEIITPVARQMKTMGVPFCGVIFAGLMLTEDGPYVLEFNARFGDPEAQVMIPRLDADLYELIQCIVSGQELSTPLAFKRLFACGVTIASEGYPVSRAEPEPITIGNLPEGTYLYHAGTSIDNNGKLIAIGGRVFTAVGLGNDLDDARDKAYSLASRVSFKGAWYRRDIGSNWIDLAWRRRAESNR, from the coding sequence ATGAGTTCAAGTACTGAAAGAGTTTTGGTAGTAGGATCTGGCGGGAGAGAGCATGCCATAGTTGATGGCCTTATAAGAACACATCCAACTCTAGAGGTATTTGTTTACCCAGGCAACCCAGGCATGTGGCAGCTAGCACAGAGAATCCGACCTGAGGATAACTCTATAGGGGCATTAGTCCGGGCCTCGGTAGAGAAGGGCATAGGCTTGGTAGTCGTTGGGCCAGAGGCTTACCTAGATCAGGGTATCGTTGATGCTTTCACTGCCGCAGGTATCCCATGTTTTGGCCCAACTAAGGCAGCCGCTAGACTCGAGACCAGCAAATCTTGGGCAAAGCAGGTTATGAGGCTTGCTGGAGTGCCTACAGCGGAGTACAGAGAATTCAGCGATCCTTGGGAGATAAGATCATATATCAGTTCTCTTGGTAGGAGAGTGGCTGTAAAGGCTGATGGCCTAGCTGCTGGCAAAGGGGTTTTGGTTACGGATAATCCTGTGGAGGCTGCTGAGTTTGCAGAATTGTATCTATCTTCACCAGGATCAAAAGTAATTGTTGAAGAGGCTCTTAGCGGTAAAGAGCTGAGCCTTTTTGCCTTAGTAAATGGGGATATGGTTGTTCCTTTCTCCCATGCCCAGGATTACAAACCCGCTTATGACGGCGACAAAGGACCAAACACCGGTGGTATGGGCGCTATATGTCCTGCTGACTCTCCATCTGCACTAACAGAGGAATTGACTGAAGAGATCATAACTCCTGTAGCTCGTCAGATGAAGACTATGGGTGTGCCGTTTTGTGGAGTGATATTCGCTGGATTAATGTTGACCGAAGATGGCCCGTACGTGCTGGAGTTCAATGCCAGGTTTGGCGACCCTGAGGCACAAGTAATGATACCTCGCCTCGACGCGGATCTTTATGAGCTTATACAGTGCATAGTAAGCGGACAAGAACTATCAACTCCATTGGCTTTCAAGCGTCTTTTTGCTTGTGGCGTGACTATAGCTTCTGAGGGCTATCCAGTCTCTAGGGCGGAACCAGAACCTATTACCATAGGCAACTTGCCGGAAGGTACGTACTTATATCACGCTGGCACTTCTATTGACAATAATGGTAAGCTGATAGCGATAGGTGGAAGGGTATTTACTGCTGTAGGTCTGGGCAATGATCTTGATGATGCAAGAGATAAAGCTTACTCCCTGGCATCGAGAGTAAGCTTCAAGGGTGCTTGGTATAGGAGAGACATTGGAAGCAACTGGATTGACTTAGCTTGGAGGCGACGAGCGGAATCGAACCGCTGA
- a CDS encoding tetratricopeptide repeat protein yields MTIQSEPLSPQQRREKARLTDRAIDLSEQGKWQEAIEVNQKILEIDPRDVSAHNRIGRAYNEMGRLKEALQAYNETLKIDPANAIAKRNAARIQASIDALGQEEIEPTDNGPVNVRTFVMQPGRSGVVTLEDTPDLTEFATLMPGDPLQMSVDGPYLRVFTISGKYLGVVPADRANRLIQLMAHGNKYSVTVMHISQDSVQVIISETYRSPDTHGKLPFPPVTSRPAIETRAVSRAAIVEEEELVEELELEEELEEEETPITSTSAIAEAEDLDEIEEE; encoded by the coding sequence TTGACCATTCAAAGTGAGCCGTTAAGTCCACAACAGAGAAGAGAAAAGGCTAGATTGACAGATAGAGCCATTGACCTGAGTGAGCAGGGCAAATGGCAGGAAGCTATTGAGGTAAATCAGAAGATACTGGAAATAGATCCTAGAGATGTATCTGCTCATAACAGGATAGGTAGGGCTTACAATGAGATGGGAAGGCTCAAGGAAGCCCTACAAGCATACAATGAAACCTTAAAGATAGACCCAGCTAATGCTATCGCCAAGAGGAATGCTGCGCGTATCCAGGCAAGTATCGACGCTTTAGGGCAGGAAGAGATTGAACCTACTGATAACGGCCCGGTAAACGTTAGGACATTTGTTATGCAGCCCGGAAGGTCTGGAGTAGTTACTCTTGAAGATACTCCAGATCTCACAGAGTTCGCTACTCTAATGCCTGGTGATCCTCTACAGATGTCAGTAGATGGTCCCTACCTAAGGGTATTTACCATATCAGGCAAATATCTGGGAGTAGTACCGGCTGATAGAGCTAACAGACTGATACAGCTGATGGCTCATGGCAACAAATATTCTGTGACCGTAATGCACATCAGCCAAGACAGCGTGCAGGTTATTATTAGCGAAACTTATCGTAGTCCCGACACACATGGTAAGTTACCATTCCCACCTGTGACATCCAGGCCAGCAATCGAGACTCGTGCAGTAAGTAGAGCCGCTATCGTCGAAGAAGAGGAGCTAGTTGAAGAGCTTGAACTCGAAGAAGAGCTGGAGGAAGAGGAAACTCCTATAACCTCGACATCAGCTATAGCAGAGGCCGAAGACTTAGACGAAATCGAAGAGGAATAA
- the miaB gene encoding tRNA (N6-isopentenyl adenosine(37)-C2)-methylthiotransferase MiaB, producing MPGNTFYIWTVGCQMNVADSRRAADALKHSGYKETNKPSEADVIILNTCSVRESAERRTWGKLGALSQLKRQRPDTIIVMMGCMVHSDTALLHRQFPLVDHFVPAGDIDELLASIPPVEDEWGTQLYDLSSASGVTAFVPVIMGCNKFCTFCVVPYRRGRERSIPIPDVVEEVRFLADRGVKEVTLLGQTINHYGKDLPNRPDLADLLYAVHEVPGIERIRFLTSYPRTMTDKILHAVADLPKVCEHINIPFQAGDNDVLRAMRRGYTIEQYIDLIDRVRSIIPGVSIATDIIVGFPNETEEKFQKTYDVLEQLRLDQVHIACYSPRPGTKAYEMGDPIPLEEKQRRFRILEEQHERISAEINKQLEGTIQEVLFEEKQKGKWKGRTRTNKLVFVDSEEDLTGKTLPVRITHTTAWSMQAELVDSPALKIAV from the coding sequence ATGCCAGGAAACACCTTCTATATATGGACCGTCGGCTGCCAGATGAATGTTGCAGATAGCCGCAGAGCAGCAGACGCTCTAAAGCATTCTGGTTACAAAGAAACAAATAAACCTAGCGAAGCCGACGTCATAATTCTTAACACATGTAGCGTGAGAGAGAGCGCCGAGAGAAGAACCTGGGGCAAACTCGGGGCACTAAGCCAATTAAAGAGGCAGAGACCAGATACTATTATCGTGATGATGGGGTGCATGGTGCACTCCGATACAGCCCTATTGCATAGACAGTTCCCGCTAGTAGATCACTTCGTACCTGCAGGAGATATAGATGAACTACTAGCTTCAATACCTCCCGTAGAAGACGAATGGGGAACACAGCTGTATGATCTCTCCTCCGCTTCAGGGGTAACTGCGTTTGTCCCTGTGATAATGGGTTGCAATAAGTTTTGTACGTTCTGTGTGGTCCCTTACAGAAGAGGCAGGGAGAGGTCAATCCCTATACCCGATGTGGTGGAAGAGGTCCGGTTTCTTGCAGACAGAGGCGTGAAGGAAGTAACCTTGTTAGGGCAAACAATTAATCACTATGGCAAAGATCTACCTAACAGGCCAGATCTAGCTGATCTGCTTTATGCAGTCCATGAGGTTCCTGGCATAGAGCGTATAAGATTCCTAACCTCTTATCCCCGGACTATGACGGACAAGATTCTTCACGCTGTTGCTGACTTGCCAAAGGTATGTGAACATATCAACATACCCTTCCAGGCTGGTGATAACGACGTGCTGCGCGCAATGAGACGCGGATACACAATTGAACAATACATAGATCTTATTGATAGGGTCAGATCTATCATTCCAGGGGTAAGCATAGCCACCGATATAATAGTTGGCTTTCCAAACGAGACCGAAGAGAAATTCCAAAAGACTTACGATGTCCTGGAGCAGTTGAGGCTAGACCAGGTACACATAGCATGTTATTCACCAAGACCAGGCACGAAGGCATACGAGATGGGTGATCCCATCCCACTTGAGGAGAAGCAGAGAAGATTCAGGATACTAGAAGAGCAGCATGAGAGGATATCAGCAGAGATAAACAAACAACTGGAAGGCACCATACAAGAGGTGCTATTTGAAGAAAAACAAAAAGGTAAGTGGAAGGGTCGAACAAGAACCAACAAGCTAGTATTCGTAGATTCTGAAGAGGATCTAACTGGGAAAACACTTCCAGTAAGGATAACTCATACCACCGCTTGGTCCATGCAGGCTGAACTCGTAGACAGTCCAGCTTTGAAAATTGCTGTGTAA
- a CDS encoding alkaline phosphatase family protein: MNEAISTDQDTILPNYSGRGITNIPASILRHFDIEISTPPLDESVINAHYWDQADVIVTLLIDALGYHQLERAIANSSAPGISSMIRDGRAVLNQLTSTFPSTTVTALTTLGFALAPSAHGIISQRFFEHRLGTIIDLLYFTASPTNSSLELAGVQPEALIEYPTVFELLTQHGINAILLNHWQFMKSPLSRMNNRGAYYVPYFSISDFFYNLVEAINSINDKGTVQAYWPGVDTISHFYGTSSKQHDFEIELLDWALTNILLPQITRKKVLLIITADHGQCDIDFNSWRWLNDYPDLTNMLAAPPAGLDRAVLLYSRPNREVELQAFLEEHFGQDTFILNTREVLELGLYGSMSENASIVDRMGTYLLIPKGKRVLRYEHDPNNRNPNHKGKHGGLTPEEMLVPFIQIRIN; the protein is encoded by the coding sequence TTGAACGAAGCAATCTCTACAGACCAAGACACCATACTTCCAAATTACAGTGGCAGAGGGATAACCAACATCCCTGCAAGCATACTGAGGCACTTTGATATAGAAATCAGTACTCCGCCTCTAGATGAATCAGTGATAAATGCACATTACTGGGATCAAGCTGATGTAATAGTTACTCTACTCATAGACGCCCTAGGCTACCATCAACTAGAGAGAGCAATCGCTAACAGTTCAGCTCCTGGAATAAGCTCTATGATTAGAGACGGTAGAGCTGTTCTAAACCAACTAACATCTACCTTCCCATCCACAACGGTGACTGCTCTCACAACCTTAGGTTTTGCTTTAGCCCCGTCAGCACACGGGATAATATCTCAAAGGTTCTTTGAGCATAGGCTGGGGACAATTATTGATCTTCTATATTTCACAGCATCTCCTACTAACTCAAGCTTAGAGCTAGCTGGGGTACAACCCGAGGCCCTCATAGAATATCCAACAGTATTCGAGCTATTAACTCAGCATGGCATAAATGCTATCCTACTGAATCACTGGCAGTTCATGAAGAGTCCCCTATCCCGCATGAACAATAGAGGCGCTTATTATGTCCCTTACTTCTCAATCTCTGACTTCTTCTACAACCTCGTAGAAGCCATTAACAGTATTAACGATAAGGGTACTGTGCAAGCATACTGGCCAGGGGTCGATACAATCAGTCACTTTTATGGTACGTCTAGCAAACAACATGATTTCGAGATAGAACTGCTAGATTGGGCTCTCACTAATATTCTCTTACCCCAAATAACGCGAAAGAAGGTGCTACTAATCATAACCGCTGACCATGGTCAGTGTGATATAGACTTCAACTCCTGGAGATGGCTCAACGATTATCCAGACCTAACCAACATGCTCGCAGCTCCTCCTGCTGGCCTCGACAGAGCGGTGCTTCTCTATTCCAGGCCTAATAGAGAGGTAGAGCTACAAGCTTTCCTTGAAGAGCATTTTGGACAAGATACATTCATACTCAATACTCGGGAAGTTCTCGAACTAGGACTATACGGAAGCATGTCGGAAAATGCGAGCATAGTAGACAGGATGGGGACTTACCTGTTGATCCCCAAGGGGAAAAGAGTCTTGCGCTACGAGCATGATCCAAATAACAGAAATCCCAACCATAAAGGTAAGCATGGGGGACTAACTCCAGAGGAGATGCTAGTTCCCTTCATACAGATAAGAATCAACTAG
- the fabL gene encoding enoyl-[acyl-carrier-protein] reductase FabL — MLFEGKVALVTGGTRGIGKAIAKMFAQEGAKVAVNYLRRRGPADETLEELKALGAEAIAIKADVRDREKIKGMVQQVLDELGGIDFVISNAASGSNKPILQLEESGWDWTMNINTRALLFLAQETVPHMLERGGGRIISISSLGSFRVLPDYASVGVSKAALEALTRYLAVELAPKKIIVNCVSGSVVETEALKYFASAEQMLTAGRERTPAGRMVTPEDIANVIKYLCTPEAEMIVGQTIIVDGGLSLVF, encoded by the coding sequence ATGCTTTTTGAAGGCAAAGTAGCATTGGTCACCGGAGGGACCAGAGGTATTGGCAAAGCGATAGCAAAGATGTTTGCCCAGGAGGGGGCGAAAGTAGCAGTCAACTACCTCAGACGTAGGGGTCCGGCTGATGAGACGTTGGAAGAGCTTAAGGCTCTAGGAGCAGAAGCTATAGCCATAAAAGCGGATGTTAGAGACCGTGAGAAGATCAAGGGCATGGTCCAACAAGTACTAGATGAGCTAGGAGGCATAGATTTTGTAATAAGTAATGCTGCATCTGGGTCCAATAAACCTATCCTCCAGCTAGAAGAGAGTGGTTGGGACTGGACTATGAACATCAACACCAGAGCTTTATTGTTCCTAGCCCAGGAAACAGTTCCTCATATGCTCGAGCGTGGAGGGGGTCGGATCATCAGCATCAGTAGCCTGGGATCCTTCAGAGTATTGCCCGACTATGCCAGCGTGGGCGTCTCTAAAGCAGCGCTCGAAGCTTTGACTAGATACCTAGCAGTTGAGCTGGCCCCAAAGAAGATAATAGTGAACTGTGTATCAGGTAGCGTTGTGGAAACCGAGGCTCTAAAGTACTTTGCATCTGCAGAACAGATGCTGACTGCTGGCAGAGAGAGAACTCCAGCAGGAAGAATGGTTACTCCTGAAGATATAGCTAACGTAATAAAATATTTGTGTACCCCAGAGGCGGAGATGATAGTAGGCCAAACCATCATCGTGGATGGAGGGCTTTCTCTAGTCTTCTAG
- a CDS encoding M20 family metallopeptidase: protein MSQVPSYTKLYAFYQDGLQEYLRDLQMLVNQDSGTEYKEGVDRVADMCIDKLASFGCSIERIPSEVYGDAIIAKVEASSKRKVILIGHMDTVYPKGTAELRPFTIKGEYAYGPGVADMKSGLLLGIYTLRLCKHIVKKLDREVVMVLNSDEEVGSPFSAEIIRNEAKGATAAFVLEPGRPRSSVVVARKGVYNYELIAKGRSAHAGANPRDGRNAIVALAKAITEIAQWDKYPKGVTINAGTISGGTKPNVVPDFASAYLDVRVRRTADLEAVEEHFAQISERLSKDGVNVQFHRVGSCFPPMEPSEGNRWLYELAKDLAQEIGFELGAVETGGASDANNIAMMGVPVLDGLGPVGEKAHSPEERMFIPSIAERGALLSSLILRV, encoded by the coding sequence ATGAGTCAAGTACCTAGCTACACCAAACTCTACGCCTTTTATCAGGATGGACTGCAAGAATATCTGAGAGATCTGCAAATGTTGGTAAATCAAGATAGCGGTACAGAGTATAAAGAAGGCGTAGATAGGGTAGCTGATATGTGCATTGATAAGCTGGCATCCTTTGGGTGTAGTATCGAGAGGATACCAAGTGAGGTATATGGGGATGCAATTATAGCTAAGGTAGAAGCCTCTTCCAAGCGCAAAGTGATTTTGATAGGACATATGGATACAGTCTATCCAAAGGGAACAGCTGAGTTACGTCCATTTACTATAAAAGGTGAATATGCTTACGGTCCCGGCGTAGCTGACATGAAATCTGGGCTTCTCCTAGGAATTTATACTCTGAGATTGTGTAAGCACATAGTGAAGAAACTGGATAGAGAAGTAGTAATGGTGCTCAATAGTGATGAAGAGGTGGGCTCTCCCTTTTCTGCAGAGATAATTCGAAATGAAGCCAAGGGCGCTACAGCTGCCTTCGTCTTAGAACCCGGTAGACCTAGGTCCTCTGTAGTGGTAGCTCGTAAAGGCGTCTATAACTATGAGCTTATAGCTAAAGGTAGGAGTGCGCACGCAGGTGCAAACCCTCGCGATGGTCGCAATGCTATTGTGGCTCTAGCCAAGGCTATCACTGAAATAGCTCAATGGGATAAATATCCCAAGGGTGTAACTATTAATGCTGGGACGATTAGTGGAGGTACAAAGCCAAACGTAGTACCCGATTTTGCGAGTGCCTATCTGGATGTAAGGGTCCGTCGGACTGCCGATCTTGAAGCAGTAGAAGAGCACTTTGCCCAGATTTCTGAAAGACTCTCCAAGGATGGTGTAAATGTGCAATTCCATAGAGTCGGATCGTGCTTCCCTCCAATGGAGCCATCTGAAGGCAATCGTTGGCTTTATGAGCTAGCTAAGGATTTAGCTCAAGAGATTGGATTTGAGCTTGGTGCTGTTGAGACCGGGGGAGCTTCTGACGCCAATAACATAGCTATGATGGGAGTTCCAGTCCTAGACGGATTGGGCCCGGTAGGAGAAAAAGCTCACAGCCCTGAGGAGAGGATGTTTATACCAAGTATAGCTGAAAGAGGTGCGTTGCTTTCGTCGCTTATCTTAAGGGTCTGA
- a CDS encoding Mrp/NBP35 family ATP-binding protein, translating into MFGGNNSTHLDEKNILEVLSNVQDPELGRDIVSLKMVDTLKLEGDRLYLKITLTTPACPLKSRIESDIRQALSRLDGLKEVKIDFNSRVTPRRFGPMTQLLPGVAHTIAVASAKGGVGKSTMSVGLAVALQQSGARVGLLDADIHGPNIPIMLGVEVPPAQEGERLIPAESHGVKLISTAFFMQADTPAIWRGPMVGKMIQELLMRVDWGELDYLIVDLPPGTGDASLTLAQSVPLSGAVIVTTPQDVALADVGRGIAMFKKLNVPILGLIENMSYFICPHCNERTDIFGHGGEETAKRLKLDFLGEVPLHPAIRMGGDSGQPILVTAPDSPQAEAIRNIAYKVAAKISVLNLKNSSSIAGKSFIPLTPNR; encoded by the coding sequence ATGTTTGGCGGCAACAATAGTACCCACCTAGATGAAAAGAATATATTGGAAGTGTTATCTAACGTGCAAGATCCTGAATTAGGGAGAGATATAGTCTCTCTGAAGATGGTAGATACTCTCAAGCTAGAGGGAGACAGGCTATATCTCAAGATCACGCTTACTACACCTGCATGTCCTTTGAAATCCCGCATCGAGTCCGATATTAGGCAAGCACTATCTAGGCTTGATGGCCTAAAGGAAGTCAAGATAGATTTCAACTCGAGAGTTACTCCTAGAAGATTTGGCCCCATGACGCAGTTACTCCCAGGTGTAGCTCATACTATCGCAGTCGCTTCCGCTAAGGGGGGAGTAGGCAAAAGCACTATGAGCGTTGGCTTAGCAGTAGCGCTACAACAGAGTGGTGCTAGAGTAGGGCTGTTGGATGCAGATATACATGGTCCTAATATTCCCATCATGCTCGGAGTAGAGGTACCTCCAGCACAGGAAGGCGAACGTCTAATCCCTGCCGAAAGCCATGGAGTAAAACTCATAAGTACAGCTTTCTTCATGCAAGCCGATACTCCAGCTATCTGGAGAGGCCCTATGGTAGGCAAGATGATCCAGGAGCTCCTGATGAGAGTCGATTGGGGAGAACTAGACTACCTGATAGTCGACCTTCCACCAGGCACTGGCGATGCATCTCTAACTTTGGCTCAATCTGTGCCCCTCTCAGGAGCTGTAATCGTGACGACTCCCCAGGATGTAGCCCTCGCAGATGTAGGACGAGGCATAGCTATGTTCAAGAAGCTCAACGTACCAATCCTGGGACTTATAGAGAACATGAGTTACTTCATATGCCCTCACTGCAACGAGAGAACCGACATTTTTGGGCATGGCGGCGAGGAGACTGCAAAGAGACTCAAGCTAGATTTCTTGGGAGAAGTGCCTCTGCATCCAGCCATCAGAATGGGAGGAGACTCAGGGCAGCCTATTCTGGTAACTGCTCCTGATTCCCCCCAGGCAGAGGCCATCAGGAACATAGCTTACAAGGTAGCCGCCAAAATCAGCGTTCTCAACCTTAAGAACTCCTCATCGATAGCTGGGAAATCTTTCATTCCGCTAACCCCAAATAGGTAG
- a CDS encoding tRNA-binding protein yields the protein MSYIDFEQFSEVDIRVGRIISVEAFPEARKPAYKLTIDFGSSIGTKRSSAQITDNYSPDDLVGKLVLAVCNLRPKRIAGFVSEVLVLGVPDENNNVVLVSPDKEVPIGGKLY from the coding sequence ATGAGTTATATTGATTTTGAGCAATTTTCTGAAGTTGACATAAGGGTAGGGAGGATCATAAGCGTTGAGGCTTTCCCCGAGGCTAGAAAGCCTGCCTACAAGTTGACAATAGACTTTGGTTCTTCGATAGGAACTAAAAGATCTAGCGCGCAGATAACTGACAACTACTCACCAGATGATCTGGTGGGTAAGTTGGTGTTAGCAGTTTGCAATCTACGACCCAAAAGGATAGCTGGTTTTGTCTCAGAAGTACTGGTACTTGGAGTGCCAGATGAGAACAACAATGTGGTGCTTGTGTCTCCTGATAAGGAAGTCCCGATAGGAGGAAAGCTATACTAG
- a CDS encoding DUF1786 domain-containing protein, producing the protein MRILAIDVGTGTQDILLFDTEQTVENALKMVMPSPTLMVSRRIRQATSRRLSILFCGYQMGGGPSAWALRDHALAGLPAFATPEAAQTLDDDLSKVESLGIKIVSDDEVKNLKVDVVIRSGDVMLEQILSAYAFFGVDAKFDVIAVAVFDHGKAPPDISDRKFRFDYIRKVIANGEGLAGFAYRRDDVPQSMSRLAAVAAQLGGYTDAIVMDTAPAAILGALEDPASWPDDQYSSVVVNVGNFHSLAFHIDEQGVLGLFEHHTGEISPGFLEELLVELASGQLTNQKVFDSMGHGAEIFRIPDSGSAKYVVVGPQRNVLYGSDLKPYFAAPYGDQMLVGCYGLLRAVAYRFPNYREEIVTSLERKEVIQPDW; encoded by the coding sequence GTGAGGATTCTAGCCATAGATGTAGGTACTGGCACTCAAGACATACTCCTGTTTGACACCGAACAGACGGTTGAAAATGCCTTAAAGATGGTCATGCCCTCGCCAACTTTAATGGTCTCTAGGAGGATCAGGCAAGCTACCTCAAGACGGCTCTCGATACTTTTCTGTGGTTACCAGATGGGAGGGGGACCATCAGCTTGGGCTCTTAGGGATCACGCGTTAGCAGGACTTCCAGCTTTTGCAACTCCTGAAGCTGCACAGACACTAGATGATGATCTTTCGAAGGTTGAGTCTCTGGGCATAAAGATAGTCAGCGATGATGAGGTGAAGAACCTGAAGGTGGATGTAGTTATTAGGTCGGGCGATGTTATGCTGGAGCAAATCTTGAGCGCTTATGCTTTCTTTGGTGTAGATGCCAAATTTGATGTGATCGCTGTCGCAGTATTTGATCACGGGAAAGCTCCGCCCGATATCAGTGACAGGAAATTCAGGTTCGATTACATTCGCAAAGTTATAGCTAATGGGGAAGGTCTGGCTGGTTTTGCGTATCGTAGAGATGATGTACCACAAAGTATGTCAAGGCTTGCAGCAGTTGCTGCTCAACTAGGAGGATACACCGACGCGATAGTGATGGACACTGCTCCGGCAGCAATCCTTGGTGCTCTTGAAGATCCGGCCAGCTGGCCGGATGATCAGTATTCATCGGTAGTAGTGAATGTTGGTAACTTTCACTCCTTAGCTTTTCATATAGATGAGCAAGGGGTCTTGGGTTTATTCGAGCATCACACAGGAGAGATTAGCCCTGGATTCCTCGAGGAACTGCTGGTAGAGCTAGCTTCTGGTCAGCTTACCAATCAGAAAGTTTTTGATTCTATGGGCCATGGTGCTGAGATCTTTAGGATTCCTGATTCGGGATCTGCGAAGTATGTGGTAGTAGGCCCACAACGGAATGTATTGTATGGCTCTGATCTCAAGCCATATTTCGCCGCTCCTTATGGGGATCAAATGCTCGTAGGATGTTACGGGTTATTGAGAGCAGTAGCGTATAGGTTTCCTAATTATCGTGAAGAGATAGTAACTAGCCTTGAGCGCAAGGAAGTTATCCAACCTGATTGGTGA